The uncultured Desulfuromonas sp. genome has a segment encoding these proteins:
- a CDS encoding nitrous oxide-stimulated promoter family protein translates to MTSAKRLAKDEKVLRVFIATFCRQNHLNAGGSVVREEQGRHYCTECAELLDYALKRLQQCLLDPKPACKDCPVHCYRSEMRERIRQVMKFSGINFVKRGRLDWLWRYFF, encoded by the coding sequence ATGACTTCTGCGAAACGGCTTGCCAAAGATGAAAAAGTGCTGCGTGTCTTCATTGCCACGTTTTGCCGACAGAATCATCTCAACGCGGGGGGCTCTGTTGTGCGCGAAGAGCAGGGCCGGCACTATTGCACTGAATGCGCTGAACTTCTTGATTACGCTCTGAAGAGGTTACAGCAGTGTCTGTTGGATCCAAAACCGGCTTGCAAGGACTGCCCAGTGCATTGTTACCGTTCTGAAATGCGAGAGCGTATTCGCCAGGTGATGAAATTCAGTGGCATAAACTTCGTTAAACGGGGACGACTGGACTGGCTCTGGCGTTATTTTTTCTGA
- a CDS encoding ATP-binding cassette domain-containing protein, with amino-acid sequence MTRDQLLNRPFAEVESQAAYLRDFFDSFALTLPAAEQSLADYIAALASEQLEDLGLDREAFCQALVSYVEGMEGLSSTQEQVQSLTIKGGFNKQGDAENFELELKPGQVVCIVGPTGSGKSRLLADIEWVAQGDTPTGRQILVNGAVPDPTWRFSTEHKLVAQLSQNMNFVMDLSVEEFIRIHAESRFVPDSATKVKKIIAQANELAGEPFDGDTPITSLSGGQSRALMIADTAILSQSPIVLIDEIENAGIDRKKALALLVREEKIVLMATHDPILALMGQRRLVIRHGGVARIIDTSDAERANLKQLEQLDQQLMALRHRIRQGETLDVL; translated from the coding sequence ATGACCCGCGATCAACTGCTTAACCGCCCCTTTGCTGAGGTGGAGTCACAGGCCGCGTATCTCCGTGACTTTTTTGATTCCTTTGCCCTGACCCTGCCCGCTGCGGAGCAGAGCCTTGCCGACTATATTGCGGCATTGGCTAGCGAACAGCTTGAAGATCTCGGCCTTGACCGCGAGGCTTTTTGCCAGGCACTGGTCAGCTATGTCGAGGGGATGGAAGGGTTGTCCTCGACTCAGGAGCAGGTGCAGTCGCTGACCATCAAAGGAGGCTTCAACAAACAGGGTGACGCGGAAAACTTTGAACTGGAGTTGAAACCCGGACAGGTGGTGTGCATTGTCGGTCCGACCGGTTCCGGAAAAAGTCGTCTGCTGGCTGATATTGAATGGGTGGCGCAGGGCGACACACCGACCGGGCGCCAGATCTTGGTCAACGGAGCCGTTCCTGATCCCACGTGGCGTTTTTCCACCGAGCATAAACTGGTTGCCCAGTTGTCGCAGAACATGAACTTTGTCATGGACCTGAGCGTTGAAGAGTTTATTCGGATTCATGCGGAGAGTCGTTTTGTTCCCGACAGTGCGACCAAAGTGAAGAAGATTATTGCCCAGGCCAATGAACTGGCCGGGGAACCTTTTGACGGCGACACGCCGATTACTTCACTCAGTGGTGGCCAGTCACGGGCACTGATGATTGCCGACACGGCGATCCTCAGCCAGTCGCCCATTGTGCTGATCGACGAGATCGAAAATGCCGGGATTGATCGTAAAAAAGCCCTGGCGTTGCTGGTGCGTGAGGAGAAGATTGTCCTTATGGCAACCCATGACCCGATCCTGGCCCTGATGGGGCAGCGGAGGCTGGTGATCCGTCATGGCGGCGTGGCGCGGATCATTGACACCAGCGATGCGGAACGGGCCAACCTCAAGCAACTCGAACAACTGGATCAACAACTGATGGCGTTACGTCATCGGATTCGCCAGGGGGAGACCCTGGACGTTCTTTAA
- a CDS encoding GTP-binding protein: protein MKFLTVSGPPSSGKTAVILQAIDALKQRGHTIGVVKFDCLVTEDDQLYARRGIAVRKGLSGALCPDHYFVSNVEACMSWGQEQGLDLLISESAGLCNRCAPHIQGVTAVCVIDNLSGIGTPKKIGPMLKAADIVVITKGDIVSQAEREVFASRVRQVNPKATILHVNGITGQGAFELSTLLVTGEDHATLTGKKLRFSMPSALCSYCLGETRIGEQHQMGNVRKMDLGGDA from the coding sequence ATGAAATTTCTCACGGTTTCCGGGCCGCCCTCATCGGGAAAAACCGCGGTGATCCTCCAGGCCATCGATGCGTTGAAACAGCGTGGTCACACCATCGGTGTGGTCAAGTTCGATTGCCTGGTCACCGAGGATGATCAGCTCTATGCGCGGCGTGGCATTGCCGTGCGCAAAGGGCTTTCCGGTGCGTTATGTCCGGATCATTACTTCGTCAGTAATGTCGAAGCCTGCATGAGCTGGGGCCAGGAGCAGGGACTCGATCTGCTGATCAGTGAGAGCGCTGGCTTGTGCAACCGCTGCGCCCCGCATATCCAGGGGGTGACGGCCGTGTGTGTCATTGACAATCTCAGTGGTATCGGCACGCCGAAAAAAATCGGTCCCATGCTCAAAGCCGCAGATATCGTGGTGATCACCAAGGGCGATATTGTTTCCCAGGCCGAACGCGAAGTGTTTGCCTCGCGGGTGCGCCAGGTCAATCCTAAGGCGACCATCCTGCATGTCAATGGCATCACCGGCCAGGGCGCATTTGAGTTGTCGACCCTTCTGGTCACCGGCGAAGACCATGCCACGCTGACCGGTAAGAAGCTGCGCTTTTCCATGCCGTCGGCCCTGTGCTCCTATTGTCTGGGCGAGACGCGCATCGGTGAACAACACCAGATGGGCAATGTGCGCAAAATGGATCTGGGAGGTGACGCATGA
- a CDS encoding ABC transporter substrate-binding protein, with amino-acid sequence MSIQPQMTIKQIIDTWPQTLDVFTANGFEQFAQPEMIDRVGRFLKLESGLSQKGYDCAAFIALLQERIDAADQQVDITLVERQRDHYDIDLAGLLPCPVRMPLLEVVTREVEAFEAQTGLRVRSRLEAASVGADWMEEHIHQAKSVAELPDLFVSAGFDVFFDPQGIGGYCRDGLFTALEYPAVNADFDGLTLADPQHAYSMISVVPAVFMVDKQQLGELPVPRTWADILDPIYAGKISLPVGDFDLFNAILLTLHKEFGDEGIERLGRSMLSSLHPAQMVKTASRQQDDKPLVTILPYFFTRMATHVPSVEIVWPEDGAIISPIFMLAKSERLDELRPLADLLAGEEVGTILAQKGLFPSLNPTVQNSLPTSAPWKWLGWDYIYEQDIAGLIRHAEAVFNRAVAGGDA; translated from the coding sequence ATGTCGATACAACCACAGATGACCATCAAACAGATTATTGACACTTGGCCGCAGACACTGGATGTGTTTACCGCCAATGGCTTTGAGCAATTTGCTCAACCAGAGATGATTGACCGGGTCGGTCGCTTTCTCAAGCTGGAGTCGGGCCTGAGCCAAAAAGGCTACGATTGTGCGGCGTTTATTGCCCTGTTGCAGGAACGTATTGACGCAGCCGACCAGCAGGTGGATATCACCCTGGTGGAGCGCCAACGCGACCACTACGATATTGATCTGGCCGGTCTGTTGCCGTGCCCGGTCCGTATGCCGTTACTCGAAGTGGTGACCCGCGAGGTGGAAGCCTTTGAAGCACAAACCGGCCTGCGGGTGCGCAGCCGCCTTGAGGCGGCATCCGTTGGCGCCGACTGGATGGAAGAGCATATCCATCAGGCTAAAAGCGTTGCCGAATTGCCGGACCTGTTTGTTTCCGCCGGCTTTGATGTATTCTTCGACCCGCAGGGGATTGGCGGTTATTGCCGTGATGGGCTGTTCACCGCTCTGGAGTATCCAGCGGTCAATGCGGACTTTGACGGCTTGACTCTGGCTGATCCGCAGCACGCCTATTCAATGATTTCGGTGGTTCCGGCCGTCTTCATGGTCGATAAACAACAGTTGGGCGAGCTGCCGGTGCCGCGCACCTGGGCGGATATCCTCGACCCGATCTATGCCGGGAAGATCTCCTTGCCGGTGGGTGATTTTGATCTGTTCAATGCCATCCTGCTGACCCTTCACAAGGAGTTTGGCGACGAAGGTATTGAGCGGCTGGGTCGTTCCATGCTCAGTTCGCTGCATCCGGCGCAGATGGTCAAGACGGCATCGCGCCAGCAGGACGACAAGCCACTGGTGACGATTTTGCCCTACTTCTTTACCCGCATGGCCACGCACGTGCCATCGGTGGAGATTGTTTGGCCCGAGGATGGTGCGATTATCAGCCCGATCTTCATGCTGGCTAAAAGTGAGCGCCTTGATGAACTTCGCCCCTTGGCGGATCTGCTTGCCGGCGAAGAAGTGGGGACGATTCTTGCCCAGAAGGGCCTGTTTCCTTCTTTAAATCCCACAGTCCAAAACAGCTTGCCTACTAGCGCACCATGGAAATGGTTGGGCTGGGATTATATCTATGAACAGGATATTGCCGGTCTGATCCGCCATGCTGAGGCGGTATTCAATCGGGCGGTGGCCGGAGGTGACGCATGA
- a CDS encoding ferredoxin codes for MAKTVWVDQEECISCGLCIENLPDVFRYNDAEKAEAYNSSGASEDEIQSEAIDMCPVGCIHWKE; via the coding sequence ATGGCGAAAACTGTATGGGTGGATCAGGAAGAATGTATCAGCTGCGGGTTGTGTATCGAAAATCTCCCCGATGTATTCAGGTACAACGATGCGGAGAAAGCCGAAGCTTACAACAGCTCTGGTGCCAGTGAAGATGAGATTCAAAGTGAAGCCATTGATATGTGTCCGGTGGGCTGTATCCACTGGAAAGAATGA
- a CDS encoding TetR/AcrR family transcriptional regulator, giving the protein MIENDDSPKTNPLAKRLATAIRREQIAETSLKLISRHGLEALNIVAIAEDIGLAPSAIYRHFSGKEEILEAVSGLLQERLLGNVRRICAETDDPLKRLHLLLQSHLNLVLKGSGIPRYVFATGSEGVQSTRKLRLFKAVELYLKKVATLFHDGQQAGKIRHELDPGVLSYMYLGLIQPGILLQQMSDGEFDIESHVEAAWEIFSKTISVTSQSSQPNQ; this is encoded by the coding sequence ATGATTGAGAATGATGATTCACCAAAAACAAATCCTCTAGCTAAGCGGCTTGCCACGGCTATCAGACGTGAACAAATCGCTGAAACCTCTTTGAAATTGATCAGCCGACACGGACTGGAGGCTTTAAATATCGTGGCCATAGCAGAAGATATCGGACTTGCTCCTTCTGCGATCTATCGCCACTTTTCCGGTAAAGAAGAAATCCTTGAAGCTGTTAGCGGCTTACTTCAAGAACGCCTTTTGGGCAACGTCAGGAGAATTTGTGCAGAAACTGACGATCCGCTCAAACGTTTGCACCTGTTATTACAGTCTCATCTCAACCTTGTGCTCAAGGGCAGCGGCATTCCTCGTTATGTGTTTGCCACGGGCTCTGAAGGTGTTCAATCGACAAGAAAGTTACGGCTCTTTAAAGCCGTTGAACTCTACTTAAAAAAAGTTGCGACTCTTTTTCATGATGGACAACAAGCGGGGAAAATTCGTCATGAACTGGATCCTGGCGTCTTGTCCTACATGTATCTTGGCCTCATTCAACCAGGAATTCTCCTGCAACAGATGAGTGATGGAGAGTTTGACATAGAATCTCATGTTGAAGCAGCTTGGGAGATATTTTCCAAGACAATTTCGGTGACTTCACAAAGCAGTCAACCAAATCAATAA
- a CDS encoding multiheme c-type cytochrome, translating into MDNRLTFLLICTTLLMTAGVAFAGDLCIDCHSKTSPGQVADWQASQHSHVGVTCDTCHGDAHTSADDYKNAVLPDEAVCAQCHEEQFTSFSHGKHNYGWTVLNAIPATHMAPDELIEGGRGCGGCHNMGIKSEEQKADQLAKGYRYQNNSCDECHTRHAFSLKEAQNPKACQQCHMGYDHPQWEMWSSSKHGARYFAKKDGDLPEGAAAPTCQDCHLPDGTHENHTAWGFLGVRLPLPEDPQAAADRVTILKALGVLHPETGEPTAVFNAVKAVDMARLDQASWEKERNKMLDTCTKCHSRTYAKEQLDMGDAILTKADRLMADAIETVAALYKDGIIKKPEGYPYNYPFILALMHTNGANWNEKLDELSYIDQVLLQMYFKHRMRAYQAFFHVNPDYAYWYGWNMMTQDLGEIKHLAQQLRADQQK; encoded by the coding sequence ATGGATAATCGTTTAACGTTTTTACTCATCTGTACCACTCTGTTGATGACTGCTGGAGTAGCTTTTGCTGGAGATCTCTGTATTGATTGCCACAGCAAAACATCTCCCGGCCAAGTTGCCGACTGGCAAGCAAGTCAACATTCACACGTCGGCGTCACTTGTGACACCTGCCATGGAGATGCGCACACCTCTGCTGACGACTACAAAAATGCTGTACTGCCCGATGAAGCGGTCTGTGCCCAGTGCCACGAAGAACAGTTCACCTCGTTCTCACACGGCAAACACAACTATGGCTGGACCGTATTGAATGCCATTCCGGCAACTCACATGGCCCCAGATGAACTGATTGAAGGGGGCCGCGGCTGTGGCGGTTGTCATAACATGGGAATCAAGAGTGAAGAGCAAAAGGCTGACCAATTGGCCAAAGGCTATCGCTATCAGAACAATTCTTGCGACGAATGTCATACCCGTCATGCCTTTTCCCTGAAAGAAGCCCAGAACCCTAAAGCCTGCCAGCAATGTCACATGGGATACGACCATCCACAGTGGGAAATGTGGTCGAGCTCGAAACATGGTGCGCGTTACTTTGCCAAAAAAGATGGAGATCTTCCTGAAGGGGCAGCGGCACCAACATGCCAGGACTGCCACTTACCCGATGGCACCCATGAAAATCATACTGCTTGGGGATTCCTCGGTGTTCGCTTACCGTTGCCGGAAGACCCACAGGCCGCAGCTGATCGCGTTACAATCCTCAAAGCCCTCGGCGTTTTACATCCCGAGACGGGTGAACCGACAGCCGTTTTTAATGCCGTCAAGGCTGTCGACATGGCACGACTGGATCAAGCTTCATGGGAAAAAGAACGCAACAAGATGCTCGATACCTGCACTAAATGCCATTCCCGCACCTACGCCAAAGAGCAGCTTGACATGGGTGATGCAATTTTGACAAAAGCGGATCGCCTCATGGCCGATGCAATTGAAACGGTGGCGGCTCTTTACAAAGACGGGATTATCAAGAAGCCTGAAGGTTACCCCTACAATTATCCGTTCATTCTCGCATTAATGCATACCAACGGTGCCAACTGGAATGAGAAACTTGATGAGCTTTCCTACATTGATCAGGTTCTTCTGCAGATGTATTTCAAGCATCGTATGCGCGCTTATCAAGCCTTCTTCCATGTCAATCCGGATTATGCCTATTGGTACGGCTGGAACATGATGACTCAGGATTTAGGTGAGATAAAACACCTGGCTCAACAACTGCGTGCTGACCAGCAGAAGTAA
- a CDS encoding FprA family A-type flavoprotein, with protein MKPRKIKDDIYWMGYIDWEARLFDELIPLPDGTSYNAYLIAGSKKTALIDSVESEFFSDLEAQLKDVTKLDYLVSLHAEQDHSGSIPRILAKYPEAKLVTSPKAKGILMDILDIAADAIITVADGEILCLGDKTLEFIHTPWVHWPETMVAYLQEDKILFSCDFFGSHIATTELFASDEERVYEAAKRYYAEVMMPFGNSIKKHLQKLAPYAIDIIAPSHGPLHKRPSFIIDAHKDWVDGQLKNVVILPYVSMHKSTKKMVDHLTAMLTEQGVRVELFNLSVTDIGKLAIALVDAGTIVVGTPTVLAGPHPAAAYCAFLANALRPRSKYLSIIGSYGWGGKTVEVLAGMVPNLKVEIIEPVQVKGFPTEEDLAALETLAKTIAAKHKEQGFV; from the coding sequence ATGAAACCGCGCAAGATTAAAGACGATATTTACTGGATGGGGTATATCGATTGGGAAGCACGCCTCTTTGATGAGCTTATCCCCCTGCCAGATGGAACTAGTTACAATGCTTACCTTATTGCAGGCAGCAAAAAGACAGCTCTGATAGACAGCGTAGAGTCAGAGTTTTTCTCTGACCTTGAGGCTCAGCTCAAGGATGTTACCAAGCTTGATTATTTAGTATCATTGCATGCTGAACAAGATCACTCCGGCAGCATTCCTAGAATCCTGGCTAAATATCCCGAAGCCAAACTAGTAACGAGCCCCAAGGCTAAAGGGATACTCATGGATATACTCGATATCGCCGCAGACGCCATTATCACTGTCGCAGACGGAGAAATCCTCTGCCTGGGGGATAAAACACTGGAGTTCATCCATACCCCATGGGTGCATTGGCCAGAAACCATGGTGGCCTACCTTCAAGAGGATAAGATTCTCTTCAGCTGCGACTTTTTCGGCTCCCATATTGCGACGACTGAGCTATTCGCCAGTGATGAAGAGCGTGTTTACGAAGCGGCAAAACGCTACTACGCCGAAGTCATGATGCCTTTTGGCAATAGCATCAAAAAGCATCTACAAAAACTTGCACCTTATGCAATTGACATCATCGCTCCCAGCCACGGTCCACTGCATAAACGACCATCTTTTATCATTGATGCCCATAAAGACTGGGTCGATGGACAACTGAAAAATGTGGTCATTTTGCCCTACGTTTCCATGCACAAAAGCACTAAAAAAATGGTAGACCACCTCACCGCCATGCTTACTGAGCAGGGTGTTCGCGTCGAGCTGTTTAACTTATCAGTTACCGACATTGGCAAACTGGCGATAGCTTTAGTCGATGCTGGAACAATCGTTGTTGGCACCCCAACGGTGCTTGCCGGCCCCCATCCCGCCGCCGCTTACTGCGCCTTTTTAGCCAACGCCTTACGTCCGCGAAGCAAATATTTATCGATTATCGGCTCCTATGGTTGGGGCGGTAAAACAGTAGAAGTGTTGGCTGGAATGGTTCCCAACCTCAAAGTCGAAATTATTGAACCGGTACAGGTAAAAGGGTTTCCAACCGAGGAGGATCTTGCCGCCCTTGAGACTTTGGCGAAAACGATAGCGGCTAAACACAAAGAGCAGGGCTTTGTCTAA
- a CDS encoding protoglobin domain-containing protein, producing MLLYRDLKEDYQFTEEEADILHKLQPRMEALAEKFISEFYDYIWGFGKTAQFLKNKDIISHHRVKIKQWFLNLFCGDYDLTYFTNLYKIGEIHVKIGLPTHYVNSAFTFTRTFIIKNSVDEKVDKKQRIAELAAIEKIIDMNLDVLTSSYREEELGKFLSLSGFEKTILIGLKKFNSYINLFLAIALAFVAIFSISLFGYDIYLLFYSDIGVEKGILTILGSLLVLWAAIELIHEEIKHLQGKIFDIGTFIMLAMAALIRKVLIYSLSAEKSHELIIIGGVIVALAAAYWLIGRQDKKSTH from the coding sequence ATGTTGTTGTATCGCGATTTAAAAGAGGACTATCAATTTACCGAGGAAGAAGCGGATATTTTACACAAGCTGCAACCGCGCATGGAAGCCCTCGCCGAAAAGTTTATCAGTGAATTTTATGACTACATCTGGGGATTTGGCAAAACTGCGCAATTTTTAAAAAACAAAGATATCATTTCGCACCATCGGGTAAAAATTAAGCAGTGGTTTCTTAATCTATTTTGCGGCGACTACGATCTCACTTATTTCACCAATCTGTACAAAATAGGCGAGATTCATGTGAAGATTGGATTGCCTACCCACTACGTCAACTCGGCATTCACTTTCACCAGAACCTTTATAATTAAAAATTCTGTCGACGAAAAAGTTGACAAAAAGCAGCGCATTGCCGAACTGGCTGCTATAGAAAAAATAATCGACATGAACCTCGATGTACTAACCAGCTCCTACCGCGAAGAGGAGCTAGGTAAGTTTTTATCACTCTCTGGTTTTGAAAAAACAATTCTAATCGGGTTAAAAAAGTTCAACTCCTATATAAATCTATTTTTGGCCATAGCTCTGGCATTTGTGGCAATTTTTTCTATCAGCCTATTTGGTTACGATATCTACCTCCTTTTCTATTCGGATATAGGGGTAGAAAAAGGAATTCTAACCATTCTCGGCAGTTTGCTGGTTTTATGGGCAGCGATAGAGTTGATCCATGAAGAAATAAAACACCTGCAGGGAAAAATTTTCGACATCGGCACCTTTATTATGCTGGCCATGGCCGCGCTTATTCGCAAAGTACTGATATACTCTTTATCTGCTGAAAAATCTCATGAGCTCATTATTATCGGCGGCGTAATCGTTGCGCTCGCCGCTGCTTACTGGCTCATCGGCAGGCAGGACAAAAAAAGCACGCACTAA
- a CDS encoding PAS domain S-box protein, with amino-acid sequence MEAKIEQYIQAMICDQAPDAILFADRAGNIQLWNRGAEMIFGYTKEEAIGKQLDLIIPEKLRQRHNDGYIRVISEGISKYCDDLLSVPALPKDGHALFSDFSIIMIKDNNGVMQGVAAIMRDSSEQKNKEKELKNQIKQLKAQPE; translated from the coding sequence ATGGAAGCTAAGATTGAACAGTATATCCAGGCCATGATTTGCGACCAGGCACCAGATGCTATTTTGTTTGCAGACCGTGCCGGAAATATCCAGTTATGGAATCGCGGGGCGGAGATGATTTTTGGCTACACCAAAGAGGAGGCCATCGGCAAACAACTTGACCTGATCATCCCGGAGAAACTTCGTCAACGACACAACGACGGCTATATCAGAGTCATCTCAGAGGGGATAAGCAAGTACTGCGATGACCTCCTTTCGGTTCCAGCCTTACCCAAGGATGGACACGCGTTATTCAGCGATTTTTCAATCATTATGATTAAAGATAACAACGGCGTGATGCAAGGTGTCGCCGCCATCATGAGAGATTCGAGCGAGCAAAAAAACAAAGAAAAAGAGCTGAAGAATCAGATCAAACAACTCAAAGCTCAACCAGAATAG
- a CDS encoding NapC/NirT family cytochrome c, giving the protein MKRWMKAVLLVATGVILGVPLMSMGYYTMVRTSTPQFCAMCHEIRPAYRDWQTSSHGFNTQGVVADCMDCHLPAPHDTFDFFYAKAYHGVKDVVAHLFLDEYDREKNRHHAWADISNDQCMKCHRNLLYMPDKRGAMMAHRTVVYAREGYEKLCTDCHRYLVHKPKSSYSYSQKL; this is encoded by the coding sequence ATGAAAAGATGGATGAAAGCCGTACTGCTGGTGGCAACCGGGGTTATTCTTGGTGTGCCCCTTATGAGTATGGGTTATTACACCATGGTACGCACATCCACCCCGCAATTCTGCGCCATGTGTCACGAAATACGACCTGCCTACCGGGACTGGCAAACCTCCAGTCATGGGTTTAACACTCAGGGCGTTGTAGCGGATTGCATGGACTGTCACCTTCCAGCACCGCATGACACTTTCGATTTTTTCTATGCTAAGGCCTATCATGGAGTCAAGGATGTTGTCGCGCATCTGTTTCTTGATGAATATGATCGCGAAAAAAATCGTCACCATGCTTGGGCAGACATCAGCAATGATCAATGCATGAAATGCCATCGAAACCTGCTCTATATGCCTGATAAGCGTGGTGCCATGATGGCTCATAGAACTGTCGTCTATGCCCGAGAAGGTTACGAAAAATTGTGTACTGACTGTCACAGATATTTAGTGCATAAACCCAAATCCAGCTATTCCTATAGTCAAAAATTGTAA
- a CDS encoding multiheme c-type cytochrome, with protein MKTSITVVVSVILGLVLAGTTFAANQVKLKDFRLERSMSKQAQACLECHKQEHPGIFSDWAESRHASANITCLDCHLADETDSDISQTHFKQYQRNDTPWGRSEYRVPIAEVVTPKDCSRCHPDEVKEYSVSKHANTIEIMWKVDPWLNKGMNSDIERQAGCYYCHGTILEMDDQGRLSSETWPNVGVGRINLDGSKGSCTSCHTRHRFSVAEARKPEACGQCHLGPDHPQIEIFTESKHGDIYAAFGDDYNWDAAPGTWTPGIDYRGPTCASCHMSGSGNQMTTHDVTERLSWELQAPLTVRPEDFKPFPAKSNWVTERNKMKDVCKQCHAKNWVEDHYTKTDAVINEYNEVYYKPAKAMLDDLYSKGLLDKSKFFDEHLEVEFYELWHHEGRRARMGTAMMAPDYAWWHGFYECKHRYNGFMQEARHLIETGEKAYIFKDFPNATGDTTRPPVLFGKP; from the coding sequence ATGAAAACGTCAATAACTGTTGTTGTCTCTGTAATTCTCGGTTTGGTTCTGGCAGGAACAACATTTGCTGCTAACCAAGTTAAACTCAAAGATTTTCGCCTGGAACGCAGCATGTCCAAACAAGCACAAGCTTGTCTGGAATGCCATAAACAGGAGCATCCGGGCATTTTCTCGGACTGGGCGGAGAGCCGCCATGCAAGCGCTAACATTACCTGTCTTGATTGCCACTTAGCCGATGAGACAGACTCGGATATCAGCCAGACCCATTTTAAGCAATATCAACGCAATGACACCCCGTGGGGCCGTTCTGAATACCGCGTGCCCATCGCTGAAGTCGTCACCCCAAAAGACTGTTCTCGCTGTCATCCCGACGAAGTCAAAGAGTACAGCGTCAGCAAACATGCCAATACGATTGAAATCATGTGGAAGGTCGATCCGTGGCTGAACAAGGGAATGAACTCCGATATCGAACGCCAGGCAGGGTGCTATTACTGCCACGGCACGATTCTGGAGATGGATGACCAAGGGCGGCTTTCATCAGAAACCTGGCCGAATGTCGGAGTGGGACGCATCAACCTTGACGGCAGCAAGGGAAGCTGCACAAGTTGCCATACGCGCCATCGTTTTTCTGTAGCTGAAGCTCGCAAGCCAGAGGCTTGCGGACAATGCCATTTAGGTCCGGATCATCCACAGATTGAAATCTTTACCGAATCCAAGCACGGTGATATCTATGCCGCCTTTGGTGACGATTACAATTGGGATGCCGCACCAGGGACCTGGACACCAGGCATTGATTATCGAGGACCCACGTGCGCATCTTGTCACATGAGTGGTTCCGGGAATCAAATGACAACCCACGATGTCACAGAACGGTTAAGCTGGGAGTTGCAGGCACCGCTCACGGTCCGCCCAGAGGATTTCAAACCATTCCCAGCCAAGAGTAACTGGGTTACCGAGCGCAACAAGATGAAAGACGTGTGTAAACAATGCCACGCCAAAAACTGGGTTGAAGACCATTACACCAAAACCGATGCCGTGATCAACGAGTACAACGAAGTGTATTACAAACCGGCAAAAGCCATGCTTGATGATCTTTACAGCAAAGGTCTTCTCGATAAGAGTAAATTTTTCGATGAGCATCTTGAGGTCGAATTCTACGAGCTGTGGCACCACGAAGGTCGTCGAGCACGCATGGGGACGGCAATGATGGCACCAGATTATGCTTGGTGGCATGGTTTCTATGAGTGCAAACACCGGTATAATGGGTTTATGCAAGAAGCTCGACACCTGATTGAGACAGGCGAAAAAGCCTATATCTTTAAAGACTTCCCCAATGCCACTGGGGACACAACCCGACCACCGGTTCTATTTGGCAAACCATAA